One region of Agrobacterium tumefaciens genomic DNA includes:
- a CDS encoding DUF3422 family protein, whose product MAKGRFAFASAPERSLALGEVHARPTVLLAPSRIIVQLAFMMDGGSAVHHSVIAEMSRSRGVAPPERDARHHAMPWGQGTLRWERHTEFSTWFWDGPAPEKFGGDIVGDPFGDGFSPPGSLISGIRLEIRPEGATAPNAETMFEPTSLCYSDVRDGQAAILTDFRQDRDGLTQILVIDRGLSDYSRGALVQRLLDIETYRTLAMLGLPMAQTLSPEIRRIEDGLTGITQRMKNGARDEADALLAEMTRLAAELEANAALSLYRFGASRAYDGIVHERIRALAETPVQGHETMGSFLERRLAPAMRTCQSVEERQANLSRKLYRATALVRSWIDVELERQNTVLLNTMNRRAAMQLRLQQTVEGLSVAAISYYVVGLIGYLTKAISHDVLPVDPAVVTGLSVPLAVFGVWWVVRRIRRSHVEGGH is encoded by the coding sequence ATGGCCAAGGGTAGATTTGCTTTCGCAAGCGCGCCGGAAAGATCGCTGGCTCTCGGCGAGGTTCATGCGCGGCCGACCGTGCTTCTCGCGCCGTCGCGCATCATCGTCCAGCTTGCCTTCATGATGGATGGCGGTTCTGCCGTGCATCACTCGGTCATTGCGGAAATGTCGCGTAGCCGGGGTGTCGCGCCGCCGGAACGCGATGCCCGCCACCATGCCATGCCCTGGGGGCAGGGCACGCTGCGCTGGGAGCGGCATACCGAATTCTCGACATGGTTCTGGGATGGCCCCGCGCCGGAAAAATTCGGCGGCGATATTGTCGGCGATCCGTTCGGCGACGGTTTTTCGCCACCCGGCTCCCTGATATCAGGCATACGGCTGGAAATCCGTCCAGAAGGCGCAACGGCCCCCAACGCGGAGACCATGTTCGAGCCGACGAGCCTCTGTTACAGCGACGTGCGCGACGGGCAGGCGGCGATCCTCACCGATTTCCGTCAGGATCGCGACGGGTTGACGCAGATATTGGTGATCGACCGTGGCTTGAGCGATTACAGCCGCGGTGCGCTGGTGCAGCGGCTGCTGGATATCGAGACCTATCGCACGCTCGCCATGCTCGGACTGCCGATGGCGCAGACGCTGTCGCCGGAAATCCGTCGCATCGAAGATGGCCTGACGGGAATCACCCAGCGCATGAAAAACGGCGCGCGCGACGAGGCCGATGCGCTGCTGGCGGAGATGACCCGGCTTGCGGCGGAACTGGAAGCCAATGCCGCGCTCAGCCTCTATCGTTTTGGCGCCAGCCGCGCCTATGACGGCATCGTGCATGAACGTATTCGCGCGCTTGCGGAAACGCCGGTTCAGGGGCACGAGACCATGGGCAGCTTTCTGGAAAGGCGCCTGGCGCCCGCCATGCGCACCTGCCAGTCGGTCGAGGAGCGGCAGGCCAACCTGTCGCGCAAGCTCTATCGCGCTACGGCACTCGTCAGAAGCTGGATCGACGTGGAACTGGAACGGCAGAACACGGTGCTCCTGAACACCATGAACAGGCGCGCCGCCATGCAGCTTCGCCTGCAGCAGACGGTGGAAGGCCTGTCCGTCGCCGCCATCTCCTATTATGTCGTCGGATTGATCGGTTATCTCACCAAGGCGATCAGCCACGACGTGCTGCCGGTTGATCCAGCCGTGGTCACCGGCCTTTCCGTTCCCTTGGCCGTCTTTGGCGTCTGGTGGGTGGTGCGCCGCATTCGCCGCTCCCATGTCGAGGGCGGGCACTGA
- a CDS encoding FAD-linked oxidase C-terminal domain-containing protein: MEEGAVTQPIKFLEPRAAVLSSRDRIISDLKDILAEDCLVHEPRELVPFETDAFVSYRRLPLAVALPKTTEEVAAVLKYCHRYGIPVVPRGAGTSLSGGAIPQEDAVVIGLSKMSAILELDFYNRTARVQAGVTNLSISDAAGAEGFFYAPDPSSQLACTIGGNVGMNSGGAHCLKYGVTTNNLLGVKMVLVDGTVLELGGKHLDAAGYDLLALVCGSEGQLGIVTEATVRLIAKPEGARPVLFGFETSEEAGSCVADIIGAGIIPVAIEFMDKPAIEICEAFARAGYPLDVGALLIVEVEGSEAEMDAMLADIVAIAKKHGVKTVRECQSAMEAAAIWKGRKSAFGATGRIADYICMDGTVPLSQLSYVLKKTSEITDRLGLRVANVFHAGDGNMHPLILFNANDPQDAARAEEAGNEILKLCVDAGGCLTGEHGVGIEKRDLMRHQYAEADLAQQMAVRAAFDEGWLMNPSKVFPLEGRG, encoded by the coding sequence ATGGAGGAGGGGGCGGTGACGCAGCCGATCAAGTTTCTGGAGCCGCGTGCGGCGGTTTTATCGAGCCGTGACCGCATCATATCCGATCTGAAGGATATCCTGGCCGAGGACTGTCTCGTGCACGAGCCGCGTGAGCTCGTGCCTTTCGAGACCGACGCTTTCGTCTCCTACCGCCGCCTGCCGCTGGCCGTCGCCTTGCCGAAGACCACCGAAGAGGTCGCAGCGGTGCTGAAATATTGTCACCGTTACGGCATTCCTGTCGTGCCGCGCGGCGCGGGCACCTCGCTTTCCGGCGGCGCCATTCCGCAGGAAGATGCGGTGGTGATCGGCCTTTCGAAGATGTCCGCGATCCTCGAACTCGATTTTTACAATCGCACGGCAAGGGTACAGGCGGGCGTCACCAATCTCTCCATTTCCGATGCGGCCGGTGCGGAAGGCTTCTTTTATGCGCCGGACCCAAGCTCGCAGCTTGCCTGCACCATCGGCGGCAATGTCGGCATGAATTCCGGCGGTGCGCACTGCCTGAAATACGGTGTCACCACCAATAATCTGCTCGGCGTAAAAATGGTGCTTGTTGATGGCACGGTGCTGGAGCTGGGCGGCAAGCATCTTGACGCTGCCGGTTACGATCTTCTCGCCCTCGTTTGCGGTTCGGAAGGCCAGCTCGGCATCGTCACAGAGGCGACGGTGCGGCTGATTGCCAAGCCGGAGGGCGCGCGCCCGGTGCTGTTTGGTTTCGAAACTTCCGAAGAAGCTGGCTCCTGCGTGGCCGATATCATCGGCGCGGGCATCATTCCTGTCGCCATCGAATTCATGGACAAGCCGGCAATCGAGATTTGCGAGGCCTTCGCCAGGGCCGGATATCCGCTGGATGTCGGCGCGCTGCTGATCGTCGAGGTCGAAGGCTCGGAGGCGGAAATGGACGCCATGCTGGCCGATATTGTCGCCATTGCGAAAAAACACGGCGTGAAGACGGTCAGGGAATGCCAGTCGGCCATGGAGGCCGCGGCGATCTGGAAGGGCCGGAAATCCGCTTTCGGCGCAACGGGCCGCATCGCGGACTATATCTGCATGGATGGCACGGTGCCGCTTTCCCAGCTTTCCTATGTGCTGAAAAAAACAAGCGAAATCACCGACCGCCTCGGCCTTCGCGTCGCCAATGTCTTTCATGCGGGCGATGGCAACATGCATCCGCTGATCCTCTTCAACGCCAACGATCCGCAAGACGCCGCCCGGGCCGAAGAGGCGGGCAATGAAATCCTGAAGCTCTGCGTCGATGCGGGCGGTTGCCTCACCGGCGAACACGGTGTCGGCATCGAAAAACGCGACCTGATGCGGCACCAATATGCCGAGGCTGATCTTGCCCAGCAGATGGCGGTTCGCGCTGCTTTTGACGAGGGCTGGCTGATGAACCCTTCCAAGGTGTTTCCGCTGGAGGGGAGGGGATGA
- a CDS encoding outer membrane beta-barrel protein, with protein MLRHVSILCALLLSGVSFSSAIAGEFEFSGYGGWQSAPHSDVTVSDGTDFRAGWEGKSFSSPAYWGVRGTYWFEEGQLNNLGISLDYTHDKVYADDQTLARSGWSHFEFTDGLNLLTLNALYRFPLETWRLTPYVGAGVGINVPHVEVTRASGKTFEYQFGGATLQAQAGLSYRITDNWSTFVEYKGTYSFIDVDIDNGGKLKTDIMTNAVNFGVAYKF; from the coding sequence AATCGCGGGGGAATTTGAATTTTCCGGTTACGGCGGCTGGCAAAGCGCCCCGCACAGCGATGTCACGGTTTCGGACGGAACGGACTTCCGGGCGGGGTGGGAAGGCAAGTCATTTTCGAGCCCGGCCTATTGGGGGGTGCGCGGCACCTACTGGTTCGAGGAAGGCCAGCTCAACAATCTCGGCATCTCGCTCGATTACACCCACGACAAGGTCTATGCCGACGACCAGACGCTGGCGCGTTCCGGCTGGTCGCATTTCGAGTTCACCGACGGCCTGAACCTTTTGACGCTGAACGCGCTCTATCGTTTCCCGCTGGAGACCTGGCGCCTGACGCCTTACGTGGGCGCGGGCGTTGGCATCAACGTGCCGCATGTGGAGGTTACCCGGGCTTCCGGCAAAACCTTCGAATACCAGTTCGGTGGCGCAACCCTGCAGGCGCAGGCCGGCCTCAGCTACCGCATAACCGACAACTGGTCGACCTTCGTGGAATATAAAGGCACCTACTCCTTTATCGACGTGGATATCGACAATGGCGGCAAGCTGAAAACCGATATCATGACCAATGCGGTGAACTTCGGCGTGGCCTACAAGTTCTAA
- a CDS encoding LysR family transcriptional regulator encodes MTNLGDLEVFATVAASGSMSLAAKELGYSPAVISKRIKRLEEKLGARLFQRTTRQISLTEAGQGFYERVLAVLEGLEDAEDFVSGRANTVNGTLKISAPTSFGRMHIAPHLKTFMERHPDLSVNLVLSDEFIDIIEGGYDLAIRIADLNSSSLVARRLAPVRRVLCASAEYVTAHGMPATIEDLKKHRCLPAHNNDIWRLEGPGGALSIRPEGMLVTNSSEVIREAVISGLGIALRSTWDIGHELRAGRLVQVLPSYEGSRNVTLSAVYPSRQFLPAKVRLFIDYLAGLYGPSPYWEHD; translated from the coding sequence GTGACAAATCTGGGCGATCTGGAGGTCTTCGCAACCGTTGCCGCCTCCGGCAGCATGTCACTTGCCGCCAAGGAGCTTGGTTATTCGCCCGCTGTTATTTCCAAGCGCATCAAGCGGCTGGAAGAAAAGCTCGGCGCACGGCTGTTCCAGCGCACGACAAGGCAGATCTCACTGACCGAAGCGGGCCAGGGCTTTTACGAACGGGTACTTGCCGTGCTGGAAGGGCTGGAGGATGCCGAGGATTTCGTGTCTGGGCGCGCTAACACCGTCAACGGCACGCTGAAAATCTCAGCTCCCACCTCCTTCGGTCGCATGCATATTGCGCCGCATCTGAAGACGTTCATGGAGCGCCACCCGGACCTGTCCGTCAATCTGGTGCTCAGCGACGAATTCATCGATATCATCGAAGGCGGTTACGATCTGGCGATCCGCATCGCCGATCTCAATTCCTCCAGCCTCGTCGCCCGCCGGCTGGCGCCGGTGCGCCGCGTGCTATGCGCCTCGGCGGAATATGTCACTGCCCACGGCATGCCGGCGACGATCGAGGACCTTAAGAAGCACCGCTGCCTGCCGGCCCACAACAACGATATCTGGCGACTGGAAGGACCGGGCGGGGCGCTCAGCATCCGCCCGGAAGGCATGCTGGTCACCAATTCCAGCGAAGTGATCCGCGAGGCGGTGATATCGGGACTGGGAATTGCGTTGCGCTCCACCTGGGATATCGGCCACGAATTGCGCGCCGGCCGGCTGGTGCAGGTTCTACCCAGCTATGAGGGATCGCGAAACGTCACGCTGTCGGCGGTCTATCCAAGCCGCCAGTTCCTGCCCGCGAAGGTGCGGCTGTTCATCGACTATCTCGCCGGACTTTACGGCCCCTCACCCTATTGGGAGCATGATTGA
- the glcF gene encoding glycolate oxidase subunit GlcF, with the protein MQTSFTPEQLADPHVAESEKILRKCVHCGFCTATCPTYVTLGNELDSPRGRIYLIKDMLENSRPADREVVTHIDRCLSCLACTTTCPSGVDYMHLVDHARAHIEQTYKRPFMDRLTRNLLAAVLPYPGRFRLALHLARITRPFAGVLAKFPALKPLQSMLALAPASVPAVSASARPGERSAEGEKRGRVAILTGCAQPVLDPGINEATLRLLARLGVEVVVPKGEGCCGSLVHHMGREAEALAAARRNVDVWMREMENGGLDAVIITASGCGTTIKDYGHMLRLDPAYADKAARVSALAKDITEYLATLDLPQKESQGLTVAYHSACSMQHGQKITMAPKQLLKAAGFTVRDPAEGHLCCGSAGTYNIMQPEISGKLKARKVRNIEATRADVIATGNIGCITQIATGTEMPILHTVELLDWAYGGPKPARLLA; encoded by the coding sequence ATGCAAACATCCTTCACGCCCGAGCAGCTGGCTGATCCGCATGTGGCGGAATCCGAAAAAATCCTGCGCAAATGTGTGCATTGCGGCTTCTGCACCGCCACCTGTCCCACCTATGTCACGCTTGGCAATGAGCTGGACAGTCCGCGCGGCCGCATTTACCTCATCAAGGACATGCTGGAAAATAGCCGCCCGGCGGACCGCGAAGTCGTCACCCATATCGACCGCTGCCTGTCCTGCCTTGCCTGCACCACCACCTGTCCGTCCGGCGTCGATTACATGCATCTGGTCGATCACGCCCGCGCCCATATCGAACAAACCTATAAACGTCCTTTCATGGACCGCCTGACCCGCAATCTTCTGGCTGCAGTTCTGCCTTATCCCGGTCGCTTCCGGCTGGCCTTGCATCTGGCACGGATCACGCGACCCTTCGCCGGTGTGCTCGCGAAGTTTCCCGCGCTGAAACCGCTGCAATCCATGCTCGCTCTCGCCCCGGCTTCCGTGCCCGCCGTTTCAGCTTCTGCCCGTCCGGGTGAACGGTCAGCCGAAGGTGAAAAGCGTGGACGTGTCGCCATTCTTACCGGCTGCGCCCAGCCGGTGCTCGATCCTGGTATCAACGAGGCGACGCTGCGTCTTCTGGCGCGGCTTGGCGTGGAGGTTGTCGTGCCTAAGGGGGAAGGCTGCTGCGGATCGCTGGTGCATCATATGGGGCGCGAGGCTGAGGCGCTCGCCGCCGCCCGCCGCAATGTCGATGTATGGATGCGTGAAATGGAAAATGGCGGCCTCGATGCCGTCATCATCACCGCATCCGGCTGCGGCACGACCATCAAGGACTACGGCCATATGCTGCGGCTTGATCCGGCCTATGCGGACAAAGCCGCACGGGTATCGGCACTCGCGAAGGACATCACCGAATATCTTGCCACGCTCGACCTGCCACAAAAGGAAAGCCAGGGCCTGACGGTTGCCTATCATTCGGCCTGCTCCATGCAGCATGGCCAGAAGATCACCATGGCGCCGAAGCAATTGCTGAAAGCGGCTGGTTTCACCGTCCGCGATCCGGCGGAAGGGCACCTCTGCTGCGGGTCGGCCGGAACCTATAACATCATGCAGCCGGAGATCTCAGGAAAGCTGAAGGCGCGCAAGGTGAGGAACATCGAAGCCACACGCGCGGATGTCATTGCCACCGGCAATATCGGCTGCATCACGCAGATCGCGACTGGCACGGAAATGCCGATCCTGCACACGGTCGAGCTGCTGGACTGGGCTTATGGCGGACCGAAACCCGCGAGGCTTTTGGCTTAG
- a CDS encoding FAD-binding protein: MLTPYAETQVADIIRDHTTRKTPLKIIGGNTRSGFGNAVEADETLSSRAMAGIIAYNPAEMVMTVKAGTPLATVEAALAGNRQMMAFEPMDHRPIMGTTGEPTIGGVFAANVSGPRRYVAGAARDSLLGIRFVNGKAEVIKAGGRVMKNVTGLDLSKLLAGSHGTLGFLTEVTFRVLPKPPAEKTVVVSGLDDEAATRIMAAAMAMSVEVSGAAHLPESVRSHFIAGALPEGPATILRLEGLGASVEARAAKLLSVMDRVGPWALLEGEESAVLWRQVRNVAPYAGQDAKPLWKVSVAPSEGHRLVAALRMEAGIDAFYDWQGGLIWMQMEADPEAELLRGAIRALGGGHATLIRASDAVRATVPAFEPRPAAEAILSARIREKLDPAGIFNPGKMGRAV; the protein is encoded by the coding sequence ATGCTGACGCCCTATGCAGAAACCCAGGTCGCCGACATCATCCGCGACCACACAACCCGAAAAACCCCGCTGAAAATCATCGGCGGCAACACCCGCTCCGGTTTCGGCAATGCGGTCGAGGCAGATGAAACGCTTTCCTCCCGCGCAATGGCTGGCATCATCGCCTACAACCCTGCCGAAATGGTAATGACGGTCAAAGCAGGCACACCGCTCGCCACCGTCGAGGCCGCCCTTGCCGGAAACCGGCAGATGATGGCCTTCGAGCCGATGGACCACCGCCCGATCATGGGAACCACAGGCGAGCCGACCATCGGCGGCGTCTTTGCTGCCAATGTTTCCGGCCCGCGCCGTTATGTGGCTGGTGCGGCGCGTGACAGCCTGCTCGGCATCCGTTTCGTCAATGGAAAGGCGGAAGTCATCAAGGCGGGTGGCCGGGTGATGAAGAATGTCACCGGGCTAGATCTTTCGAAGCTTCTGGCGGGTTCACACGGCACGCTCGGTTTTCTCACGGAAGTAACCTTCCGCGTGTTGCCGAAACCGCCCGCGGAAAAAACCGTGGTTGTCTCCGGTCTGGACGACGAGGCCGCGACGCGGATCATGGCGGCAGCGATGGCGATGAGCGTCGAGGTTTCCGGTGCGGCTCATCTGCCGGAAAGCGTTCGCTCCCATTTCATTGCAGGTGCGCTGCCGGAAGGTCCGGCGACAATCCTGCGGCTGGAAGGGCTCGGGGCTTCCGTCGAGGCGCGCGCGGCGAAACTCCTTTCCGTCATGGATCGGGTTGGCCCATGGGCGCTGCTGGAAGGCGAGGAGAGTGCTGTTTTATGGCGGCAGGTGCGGAATGTCGCGCCCTATGCCGGGCAAGATGCCAAACCGCTCTGGAAAGTCTCGGTCGCGCCGAGCGAAGGCCACAGGCTGGTTGCTGCCTTGCGCATGGAAGCGGGCATCGATGCCTTTTATGACTGGCAGGGTGGTCTCATCTGGATGCAGATGGAGGCGGACCCCGAAGCGGAATTGCTGCGCGGTGCCATCCGCGCGCTCGGCGGCGGGCACGCCACCTTGATACGGGCGAGCGACGCGGTGCGCGCCACCGTGCCGGCATTCGAACCGCGCCCGGCGGCGGAGGCCATATTGTCTGCGCGCATCAGGGAAAAGCTCGATCCAGCGGGCATCTTCAATCCTGGCAAGATGGGAAGGGCCGTCTGA